Genomic segment of Malus domestica chromosome 15, GDT2T_hap1:
ATGATTAGCTTTTGTTCTTGTTACTGTTTATCTTGATGTGCTAGTTTCGTTGCGTCAACTTTTTAAAGTCAATGGAATAAAATCTGATTACCTTGCGGAGAAAAATTTGGAACCAACGGTTCTAGTCTAACACCTACCATCGAACAATCTTACTTATTCACCTGTAAATGAAaactttgaagaagaaaaatgcgTAGGGTTAAAAGGCATCGAACATAAGCAATGATATATAAACACTCGGGCACTAAACATACATAGTACACAAGTTCACTCAGCCAAACATATAAATACTAGTTTTGGTTCCTGCCGTCGGATCATTCCAACAATCAAACTCTAATCAAAGGGTATGGTATTTGTTCTTTAACTGTGAGTTCAACCGAGCCTTTTGGTTTGGAACTTCATTGCAGATTGATATGGGATCACTTGGCTCACAGGAGTTTATGGTGGGATGGAAGAAGCTCTTAGACCGTGTGGGACAAGGGATGAGTGAGGATTCGGTGCTTTAACAGATTGCGTTTGGTCTATGGCGTAACTGGAAATGTAGGAATGAAGCTTGGTTTAATGATAATCGAATTTTCCCTCGCATCACGATCGATTTGTGGCAGCGCCAGGTTTCGGAATTTAATGCGGCTATGGCTGAGGAGCACGGAGCGGGAGATCGAAGGATGAGACAGATGGACGCAGGGGACAAATTTCAGACCGAGGGTGCTGTGAATGGATGGCGAAAGCCGAACTTTGGAAGCTTAAACTTGAATTGTGATGCGGCTTGGAGGAAAGAATCAAGGGTAGGAGGAGTGGGTGGGCGCTACGGGACTTTGCTGGAATTCCAAAGATGGCGGAAGGAAAGGGTGGGGATAAGGTATCTACCCTCTTTCTACACTCAACTTACTCATGTTAcctatattgttttttattaaagaattaatatctctttaaacccaaatttattactTAAATTACCCTCTCAGAcccaattcaaaatgtaaaaTTATCTTTACACCAATTCCCTTTATAAAATAACATCTCTAAttgaatgtttttatttttcaaagagGCATCCTTTGCCCTCTATAATTGCATATGCCGTATAGGACTAGCATTTCCATGgttgctttttttctttctgctaccACAACCCATCCATGGACTTAAGATCCAAGAGATCATTCCATAGACTTGAATTTGACAAGAGAATGTTATGCAAGCTCATGTTCGGTCCTTTTTAAATCGAGCATTTTCATGTACTTTTTAAGAAACTTTGAAGTAACATAGGGTTAGATGTTTTGCTGctatgttaataaaaaaaaaacaaattggagCTATTTCGAATAAAAAATGTGCAAGTCACGCCACCCGCTAGTTCGTGGTTAAGGTTGAGCAATCTTTATTTGCACCAAGAATGTTTTATGTCTTTGCAGTACTAATCAAAAGTCCTTGCGCTGTTGTTTTGGGACGCATACAGACAGCATAgaaaaacaaatacaatataatataaaaaatattaaatttaatccaaagaagaagcaaacaaacaaaatatccataaatcGAGTCATACCTTAGTTTGAGGattaaaaacttcaaaatcaccaacCATCATTagaaaaacttgtttttctctatcatagttattagggttttaatcggaatgaacgtaggataaacaaaggGTGATGCTAGGTTTATTTATAGTATATGTGGCtctattgataaatttgacttttattattaatttcattttgtacttaatagtaattatgcaatagggtaaaaatagacaattaacatttaaaatttaagttggatgTAGAAAAatgttagatgagtttaaataaaatttcccataaGGTATTTATCACCTATTATGGCTGAGGCGGCGGTGATTCGTCAGCGGCTAGAGATGTGCATTCAAAGAGGATTTTTGGAGTCAGGGGAGGCGGTAGAGGTGGAAACCGATTTGAAGGGGCTGATTCAAATGCTCAATAAGGAGGTTCAAGCGGACGTGTCAATGGAGATTTGTCTGGTTGATATTTGGGCTATGATGCCTTCTTTTTAGTTGGTGAAGTTTATCTTCACTTCTCATCAATGTAATCATGCATCAATATGGTGGCGTCGTACGTTCATAAACATGTCGAGAGTCTTGGCTAGGATTAGTTAGAActataatttctttttaatatcTTAGGAGAAGATGcaaatgttttgaatttgattgaTTAATATAATTCCATCTTTcgacccagaaaaaaaaagaaaaaaaagaaaaaaaaaaaaaaaaaccccgtAGGTATTGTGAATCTTCTTGTTTCTGGTTTGGAAGAGGTGCACGAGTTATGGTGATCGTGGTGATGCTGGTACGGACGTACTGTAGCCCGACTCCATTTCATGATTGTCATCGTactcaacaactttaaaacaaaattatcatgttcaagagtatcttatattccaagtgatttaaccgtttgaatttttgtttttgtatatttaaacaaaaatataacaGCTAAAACACTCGAGAGTATCTTATACTTTGGAGCACCGTAGAAATCCCACAATTTAAACCACGAACAAAAATGGGTAATAATTGTGTTTCTCCATAAAAAAACAATTTCTACCTCGCAGTAAGAGcattttgagttttttctttAACTAATTGCAGTAGAATCATGAAGCTGGTTTACATTCTTTCGGATGCAATCTGGCTCGTCATGTGAGAAGACAGCATGGATTAAACTAGGACAACGAACAACACAGGATGTTCGGTATGCAATGTGCTGATTCTCTTGAACTGAAAGTGAAAGATCCATAAACGTCGACCAGAAGAAAGATCCATAAACCAACTGACATGGCGCCTTCCCTTCCTTATGCCTGGTGGAGATGTAGGGTACGTTTGTTGCACCAGACTGtcttggactggactagctgcagggactaagtcggactggcttagactagactaagctgtactagcttagtgaagcgtttggtgcagtgtcgaacTAAGAAGAAGATAACTAAAAGATTCAAATACTATATTATTTAATCTATAtttattaataatatattattaatttatcattttttttttgtttctagaaTCATTTCTGTCTGCCAATATCTTTTCATGTTTTTTCATCTTAACCCATTCCTCCTCTTTTCCTCCGCCagtctctccctctcctctctGTATCCTGTTTCACCATCTTTTTAGAATTCTCTTCCTCTCCATATACCTCTTTCTATTTTCCTCTACCCACTCTCTCCCTCCCCTCTCCCACTTTTCCTCATCCACTCTCCCCCTCTTTTCCTTATGCAGAGATCCGCGCAGAGGATTTATTGGAGCTCTCCACCCAGTACCTTCACTGACTTTCTAGGaaaatctcaaatttttttggtgattttgcctttttattttgaatttgtgTGGGGGATTTGTCTGCAAGTGCTTAAATCTGggggttttgaatttttttgttttgaattttaggTATTGATTTTGAGATTTAGACAGTGGATTTGAGATCTGGGCATGGGTAAGGGAGTCGGAGTTGCAGACGACAAAGGCGTGCAAACGATGCTGGAGACGGGATTAGGAATCCCATGCTATTTGGGGGGTCTCACTAGGACCACCTAGCGAAGCACTTAGTCAGAACGAGTCCGACTTAGTCTCATTTAAGTTTAGTCCAACTTGCATCAAACACGGGATTACTAATCTTAGCAAAGTAATCCAGTCCAGTGAACTCTAACGAGGGCAAACAAACACGCCCGTAGGGTATAACAACGAGAATGCAGAAAGCAACGGTCATCGTTGCATGAAACTAGAAATGCCCCAGTACGAACACTATAAAATGTGAACGTGCACAAACTTGCTCAACAGCATCTATAATTGAGATACATGGGTGAAATAATATCTATATatgtaaaaatattaaaaatataaaactaatcATTCGCCCAACGAACCTCAAGAGCTACCATCCATTACTCTCCGAAAGAGTTCCCTTGGGGCtgcaattaaaagaaaattaaattgataCCATATTGGTAATAGAATGTGAATCCTATACTAAATTGATAGTGAATTATGAAGTGGTATAAGTTAATCTTACCAGGCAACCCAGTGAACCTCTCAAACTGTTCATATGCCTGTCCAATGAACATCTCCAACCCACTAACAACTGTGGCCCCGGACTCTTTTGCTTCTTTCAAGAGTCGGGTCATTTTGGGGGTGTAGACGGCATCAAAAACCAACGAGTAAGATCTCAGAGCATGCTGCAAAAACAGAAATCCACTAAATCTCTTTCTATAAAATTGACCTAAATAACATTTGGTCTAATTTTGtcagttttaaaaaaattaaaaaaaaatccatataaGAATATGGTTGGATTGGTAGCAAGACATCCCAGGTTTGATGTTCCAAGCCATTATAGATGTATGGGTTTCCAGGTAAATTtggccaacaaaaaaaaaaaaaaaaaaaaaaaaaaacttcaaactgATGAAACCCAAGGACCTAACTAGTCAGTTTCCTTAGTTCAAATCTATCAAGTCTGTCTCCTTTTACTTCATCAGATGGTAAAtttttaatattgtttttccACATTTGATTTTTCGATTTGGTTGCCTTCAGATCTTTTAGCTCAGATCATTGTAGGCATAATGATCAGATCATTGTAGGCATAATGATCAGATCATTGTAGGCATGTTCAAATACTGTTAGGTATTTTAATACAAGGACAACCTATAATATATAATTCAGCAAAATGGGAGGGCAGCAAACCTTAGAAATTGGTGTCTCATCAACTTTTGGTTGCATGCCAATAGATGTTGTATTTGCAAGAATCATGCCATCCTCCGGGTGGAAATTATCTAAATCAGCAAGAGACAAAGCATCCCCTCCAATTGTGTCTGCAAGTTCTCTGGCTCGAtctttaacaaaataaaaaatcaatcataagaacaaaaaatcaGTGATGTTTTTTTATGTAAGGttaaggaaaaatgaaaatgcAGAAGAGAGGAtaagaaacaaagaaacaaattctGTAGCCAACGTGATATACCAATCCGAAGTACAGAAATGTCAAGCAAAGATTTTGCATGCAGCACATGTCTAGAACATCAAAAAGCATGGGAGCATGAATCTATACAACAATACAATAAAATACACTTCAACGGTTGGGTAAAGCTTCATATCCCATAATATTGATGCAAAACTGATTGATATTTTTCTCAGGAGAAGATGGGAAAGGATGCAAGTTTTATCTGCTCAATGGTGTCATGTTAAATATGTGCATTTAGTTCTAAGAGATTGgttactaaaaatatatgacacCACCTTCTCAAAATTTATCACTGCATGAAACTACAAAGTGAACGAAAATGTTGCAGATGACACCACCTGCTTACATAAAGAAATTTCTCAAGAAAACGGATCAAATCTTTACACCCACATGAATGCACTCTAGCAATCACCTAATCACCAAATATGACATAGATGTAAACCCTGGCAATCACCTAATCACCAAAGACATTAACAATACTACCACTCCGGAAGTAAGCGTTGAACTTTTCTCTCCTAAATTAACCTCCTACGCAAACATACCGAGCGCTGAACCAAATAGCATAGTAAGTCCAGGTAGGCTATGAGAATGTGgcacacagaaaaataaaagaacattGCGTTCTGCGCTAAGGGTGAAAGATTAAACACTACGGAGACGTATACACAAGCTCCTTTAAACCAAATTATCTtcaaaatctatttatttttaatatcctTAGTTGCTttttagaggtcgcacttggtgcgatggcaagtgccttcgcccatgagcggtaggtctcgggttcgagacttgggagcagcctctccataaatgggggtaaggttagccgacattcacctctcccagaccctgcgtaaagcgggagccttgtgcactgggtacgacctttttatccTTAGTTGCTTTTTCCAAAGAATGAAATGTCCCTTCAACCATCTTTACTTATGATCTCAATTTAGATTTTCAATAAAAGAAAGATCAGGGTGCTGAAATGCTGTATAAATGGAGTTTTTACTGTTCTAATAGACAATGTAAAAGAGCAATAATGAGCATGGATAATATAAATTGACGcataagaaaaatgaaaactgtTAATGAAATGCTATGAGAAAAAAGATCAGAAAAGCAGATAGTTTATGAGCTAATAAAAGATGGAAGAAAAGAAAGTAAACGTGGAACCAACCATAAGTGCGATTGGCAATTGCAATCCTTGCGCCCTTCTGTTTTGCACCATAAGCAAGTGCCTTTCCAGCACCTCCAGCACCAATAACAACAAACAGCCTACCAGCTAAAGGTGAACCAGTTAAACTGCCATTATTATGTGAACCTGTAAAGTAAAAGTGGGAAGCCAGAAAACCTTAAAAGAAGATTCTTGccagaacaaagaaagaagaacaaaattAGCTAGTACAACATAATAGTAACCTTTCAGTCCGTCTTCAATAGCTGAGATAGCTCCTACATAGTCCGTATTGAATCCAAATAACTTCCCATCGGTTGGTCTCCGTATGATACAATTAATAGCTCCTATGGCCTGAATATTTTAATAAAGATAAAAGCCAATTATTTATGGATAGCATGACTCAGAGGTAAGCTAACCACTCAGATGGAGAATGTAAGCACCGTAATATGAATGGCTTCTTCACTACCTTTGCAACTGGATCAACTTCATCACAACACTCAAGTGCAGCTTCCTTGTGCGGAATTGTAACGCTGTGTTAGAAATGAAGACTATAAGATGTGATCATGATGTATAAATTTTTGACACTGGGGATGAGAAATAGAAAAACGAACCTGAAACCAGCAAAATCCTTTGAAGAGTAAGTATGGAGAAACTTTGCAATGTCATCTACCAACAAATGTACATAAACTCCATTGAAACATACTGACTTGAATGCTTCGTTGTACAACATAGGTGATTTGCTGTGGCTGACAGGCTTCCCAACAATGCCAAACACTTTTGTGTCAGGCCCTATCTGCCTAAAATTGTATAGATGTAAAATATCCTTAATAGTTGGTTGACCAGGAGCTGAAACTATTCCTGAGTCAAGTGTACCAAAAGTAAGATGACCACTAAATTTTGCGCAAAGGATCCGTGAGATCAACCCCCTCTCACCCATTACAAGTCCTATCGTCGGGACCTGAAATTCCATGAAGGggtcaattttgtttttatcatacagagaattaaaaaaaaaaaaatgactaaGGAGAAGACATTTGGCGCGAGCCTGTAGTGAGTTCACAGATTAAGAGAGAGTGATGTAAACAGAATCACTTCAATTACCGTTGGAACCTAGATTTCTAAAGGGAATCCAAGAGAAGCCTTAGGAGAAACTGATTTTACTGGCAAAATTCATCCAAACTGGTCTGCCCCCTCCAAAACTAGGTCATAGCCTTTATAATACATTACTAAATTCCCCCAGATCTTTCCAGATAGGCCCCTTAAGTTTTCTGTATTAATAACTTCTCCATAACAACTACCCATATAGCATTAATAATCTCCTAGAACCCCCTTAGACTTCCCACACATTGTAATTACTTAAATACAAACAACAGAGACTTAAATTCAGCTCACCATGGGAATAAACAATGGGCCAAAATTTAAAGGTGCAATGCAAAAGCATATCACCCACACTGCTTACTTGAGAATGCACGGTTACGTGAAAAATGCGTGCGACATCCGTGATATCCAAAGCACTGGTTGCAATCTTAACTATGTCAGCTCCAGTGGCTTGTATTTTTGCAACAAGATTTCCAAGAGCCTCAACTGATGGAGTTTCTTGATAGTTGTGAGAAGAGACAATAACTTTAAACTTTTCAGGCTTCTTCCCATATATGGAGTCAATGAATTCATGAGCAACCTTcaaaaaaagttaataacaTAAGAACAAGGTAATTCAGGATTAACCCCTTGGGGTTAGTCCAAGTGGTGTGAGGGAGGATTGGGAAAGGGTTCAGATTAGAATAGGTCAAACATTTGATCCCTTCCAATGTAACCAAAAAAAGAGACAAAAAATTCTAATTCAGGTTTAACATCCCAACGTGACAAATTTAAAATGGAGAAGGAAAGATAAATGATGTTTCCAATATCTTTGCAACGACGGCAGTAGTAAGGATACATTGTTTAGATTTGAAACACAAAAGAATGTATTCACATGCTTCTTCATCGATGGTTCATTTCATTGCACAAGTTTAGAGTTCTTATACACATCTGGCAATCCATAAGCAGCTCTCGAACAATTATTCAGTAGTGTAAACTTGGGAGGAACGAAACAACATCACTTCCTTTCCATTTGTCTCTAACTTTTGAATCATCCTAACAAACAAGGACCGAaaagtttaaaaagaaaaagggaagagaAAGACCTTAATAAGTTCTCCTTACTATCATTGTATCTAGCAACTATGAAGGACAAAATGAATGAGATCATGTTACACATCTTATGATTCCATCATACCAAAGAaaaaagttttcaagttataCACTTGTAAGAGATCAACCTGAAGCTCAACATCAATGAAATCAGCTCCGACCTCCATTGCTAATCGAAGCGCATCCAGTCGATATTTTTCATCACCATCATACTGACCACCTTCCCACTTTGGTCTACAAAAGTACATAATATCAGTCTTGTCAGATATTATATCACTTCGAGATTCATAAGGTCATAACAGTCCAAAAATTGTTAATAACGAGCAAAGAAACACTTCATAAGAAGATAAACTGAAAGGTTCaccaacaagaaaataaaaacaattaaaataaacacTTGAAAGTTAATGCAGTGAAATTTAATGAGAATAATTGTTGTATCCATCCGAGTGATAAATTGTCATTATGGCAATGTCGACTTAAACTCGTGTTTAATACAACAATATAACAACCATCCCTAAATCCAACCAATTCAAACCCTTAAAATAAAGGCGTACCGCaaacaatctcaatcatataagAAATTCATGGTAAAATACCTATACGTGACAAGTGTTGGCAAAGGGGATTCTTTAATAAGGATCTTGAGATCTTCATTGCAATTGAAGTCTTTTAAATGATCCAATCTAATCTCCACAAGGTCAGCACCAAGGGCTTTGGCCTTGCCCATATCAATCACCATCTTATCGACGGATTCTGCCATTATTGGAGCACAAATGACGGTCGAACTCCTCCTCACGCCGTCAACTCCCACTTGCAGGCCATCAGAAGCAAGctaaaattcccaaaaaaaataaaataaaataaaaaattgcagaaATTCGACAATATTCACACTATTGAAGGTAAAATTTCTCTGAATCTAATATAAAATTAGTTCAAGAATCTAATTAGTTATTTAAGACAAAAATgcagaaaaatatgaaacagtTTGACAATTTATAACCTTATATATTTTCCTGGGAGCCAATCAAAATAACAGAACAAGATAAATAGCCAAAAATAGATCATCCCAATTATTTCAAGTTCTACATCTTCTTTTAGTTGCTGATAGAAATTACAGAAATTCGGAAAAATATAAAccaattttttgggttttatatCTTAATCTGGGTCGTGCCGGCAGGCAAATGGAAGAGAAAATCAGAGGCGCAGTGCAGAGATAGTGGTAATTGCTGAGAAGATTTACTTACCAAAACGTTTTGGGGAGAATCCATCGGAGTGTTTGAGGGACGTGGCCGGAAAGACGCTGCTGCTTTTGGTGTTGGGGTTGGTGCGATGCAGCGCGCAGTGGTGTGGTAGGTGTCAAAAGAGGGATGAGTTTGGTAGGAATTTTTGCCATTGAGTTTTGGTGAGCATCTTTTACgttttttttattggaattATCATGTTCGAATCTCGTGCACAGCCAATTTGATTTGATGTCAATTGCATTCCTTCCACCAATAATTTTGTTCCACGATGAGCATCCCGGATCCTTTCATCCTAAGATCTTCACAATCAATCCATTTATGATGTATTTTGCGGTTAGTTTTTATCtagtattatttttatttaattttaaataaaaaattcaagttGATTTATAGTTATACGATAAATGGATAGGATGTGAGATCATAGGGATCCAAATCCTTCAGCTATCCGACGGAGCACGGTAAAATAAATATGAGTATGTTGTAACCTAGTTTATCTGACAAAAAGAAGGGGGCCGGCAACAAGtatagagagagatgagagatgtgtttgtagaatcgtAGGGGAATTGTGTATTGAGGATATGTTATTCTCCATACgtagtgtctttatttatagtagtaaaaagaaagaataaatcTTTCATCCTTAAAgaatacaagtccatataggaaagaataactagaatcaaatataatttaggatttacacaatcacacttaatctaggaaagtttacaacactccgtcttaagtgtgtaaatactcaaggtagatttcagcatcatgcagaagttgaggaagttgacTCGTTGGCACTAATCCTgaaacaacgcttattctcaataaggtaggaacttgcataaagtattaagtctcactaaaacaccataaggctatggcaaaaacccgagtagggacaaaatccatagtataagaaaaaatgcgtgagaaatgcaaaagtCAAAAGAAATGTCTAAGGGacatcatcagggatatgaccagcccaatgTGGGtgtctcgttaaaacctagttaggtagcaaaaacctaatagaaaaaatgctcctaattgtagggaaaaaagtacattaagatcaagcaagcattcttcaggatactccccttgagtttgacacaattccaaagaTAAATAACAATGTTACACAACTCAGAAAATTTACGCATActaattccttgaacaagcttctgaaacgtcgtcttcggtagtgatttggtgaagaggttagccagattgtcttgtgaacgaatttgcgtgacttcaatcttctgatgcttttgttgttgatgtgagaagaacTTCGgtgcaatgtgcttggtgttgtctcctttgatgtaacccttcttgtgATGTTCGATGCATGCTGCGTTGTCTTAAAAAATCGTCGTACGGACAGCTACGACAGGGTAAAAATCgtaggagcttcgaatatggcccacaactactctcaaccaaaagtattctcgagttgcttcatgtaaggcgataatttcagcatggttagatgaAGTGGCAATTAAGGTctatttagttgacctccaagagattgcggtgccttcaacggtaaagacataacccgtttaagAACGCACCTTGTGCAGACCAGTTAAATATCCTGCATCGGCATAACCAACAGGACGAGAATAGACTTGAGAAGCAGGGGGTGCGGCATCATTCGAGGATCCGTAGGGATAGAACAAACTCAAattcgtagtacccttaaggtaacagaAGATATCTTTCACACCAGTCCAGTGTCTGTGTGTTGGTGCATTACTATATCTTGCCAAATGATTAACAATGAAGGAGATGTTAGGTTTAgtgcaatgagctaagtacaataaagtgcctatcgcacttagataaggaacttcaagctccaaaatctcttcatcatcattCTTCGTACGAAAAGGATTTTGTTTTGCATCTAGCAATCGAACGACCATAgaagtactcgaaggcttcactttatcctcgttaaagcAGCGCAATACTTTATGGATGTAGTTcgtttgatgtactaagattccatcagaacggtgctctatctcgagaccaaGACAATATCGAGTCTTTTGTGCGACAGTTCTcacgagctcttcaggagtttcgATAAGGTTCATGTCATTGACATATACTACAACTATCGCAAAATCGGAATGTGACtttttaatgaacacacaagtgTATAGTTGGTTGTTCACATGCCTTTAACTAGTTAAATAATCACTCAGACGGTAATACCACATTTTTTTCGGATTGCTTCAAACCGTAAAGTGAACGCTTCAGctgaattgagagcgtgttccagggtttggaaatatttgatccagtcaatgtaagtcattcgggaactttcatatagatttcgtatcaagatccccacaTAGATAAGCAGTTACTACGTCTATTAGctgcatactcagtttttcggaaactaccaaactgataaggtagcgaaaagtaatcacaactaTAATGAGTGA
This window contains:
- the LOC103436745 gene encoding bifunctional 3-dehydroquinate dehydratase/shikimate dehydrogenase, chloroplastic-like, yielding MDSPQNVLLASDGLQVGVDGVRRSSTVICAPIMAESVDKMVIDMGKAKALGADLVEIRLDHLKDFNCNEDLKILIKESPLPTLVTYRPKWEGGQYDGDEKYRLDALRLAMEVGADFIDVELQVAHEFIDSIYGKKPEKFKVIVSSHNYQETPSVEALGNLVAKIQATGADIVKIATSALDITDVARIFHVTVHSQVPTIGLVMGERGLISRILCAKFSGHLTFGTLDSGIVSAPGQPTIKDILHLYNFRQIGPDTKVFGIVGKPVSHSKSPMLYNEAFKSVCFNGVYVHLLVDDIAKFLHTYSSKDFAGFSVTIPHKEAALECCDEVDPVAKAIGAINCIIRRPTDGKLFGFNTDYVGAISAIEDGLKGSHNNGSLTGSPLAGRLFVVIGAGGAGKALAYGAKQKGARIAIANRTYDRARELADTIGGDALSLADLDNFHPEDGMILANTTSIGMQPKVDETPISKHALRSYSLVFDAVYTPKMTRLLKEAKESGATVVSGLEMFIGQAYEQFERFTGLPAPRELFRRVMDGSS